Sequence from the Ascaphus truei isolate aAscTru1 chromosome 3, aAscTru1.hap1, whole genome shotgun sequence genome:
GAGATCCATAGATCCCAAGTATCCTCGTATGCCGGCATTTTTTGTCGGACGATGGCGGGGAGCCGTTCCATAACCATCACCTCGTCGACTCTTTTCCTGATAGTTCCCAGTGCCGGCGtagctgttttcctccaggaggccgcaatacagcatcgagCCGCGGTCaaaatgaaggagatcaatttcctgACTGGCCGGACAATGTCCTTCAAGGGTgcagccagcaggtaggtcagtggttcaataggcacttccaggtcggtgacctcttttattaaaatttggaccttggcccagtacttaacaatttctgagacaggaccaccagatgtggaccatgtcccctctatgaccacagcctcgccaacatagatctgatgccagagggtagatttggtttaatcgtgctggggtaagataccagccaaacataattttataaatgttttcctttattgtagtacatagggaggtctccgaggctgtctcccagatttcttcccaagtctctctgtctatatcaGTATTCAGatcagctgcccatttgagcatatagtcatgctcTTTTGGGGTCGAGGAGCGCTCTAGAGCCCCGTATATGTCTGAGAtcagacctttctggtgggtctttgtctcgcaaaGAAGTTCAAATgatgtgagagtggggtattctgggagaggacatgttgtcctaataaagtttctgatttgaagatatttgaatgtgtccaattctttaattttatatttggtccttaACTCTTGGAAACTCAGAAGCCTCCCTTGGCTCAAAAgatccgcaatcgcctctataccccttgtACTGAATTtttcgaacagtttagatccacatcccggggggaactttggattgttgaagatgggggtcaattgggagcttttggtagtaaggccatatttgtatttacaacgAGACCAAACGTCCCATGTAAAACAAGAGGCCTGTAGTTTCAGGTTGTGTGTatgtccctctcctctgtccaggctccataggcaggcttgcagagaaggcattttggcacattgagtctccATCTCCACCCAACTACAACAGGTCGGGTCAGAATTCCACATTACcacctgcttgagctgtgcagctaagtaatatctgtgtaagtcCGGTACCCCCAGACCTCCCCTAGATCTTGCAGCCATCAAaaccgatctggcgactcggggtcttttgccctgccaaataaagtgaaaTATTCTATTTTGCATGTTTTTGAGATCAGCGCCCGGGacgtgggtcgggagtgtttgaaagaggtataacattcttgggagtatattcatcttagtggAAATCATTCAACCGATCAacgatatctggtaaccttcccactgatctagatcctttttgatcttttCCCATATATGCGTGTAGTTATCCAGGTATAGATCCCGatagtgccttgacacattaactcccagatatttaatgtttGAAGGGCACCATTTGTAACTAAAATTGGTTTTGAGGAGATTGACTTCGGGATCAGGGAGACTAaggtttagggcctctgatttgtcgctgtttatcttGTATCCTGATACTCTGCCAAACTCCGCGAGTTCCCTctgaaggttggggagggaagttaggggcttAGTCAGAGTAAggatgatatcatcagcgaatagggaaattttgtattgtgatTTATCGATCGGGAttccctggatgttcgggttccgtcttattttagacgccagtggttcaatcgtgagggcgaagagaaggggagatagggggcatccttgacgGGTACCGTTCTGGATTTGGAATCGTTCAGAGCCTCCGCCCGAGAGGCgtaccgaggctgagggattctgGTAAAGTGCATGAACGCCCTTTAAGAACGAGTCTctgaagccgaatttaatcagtgtctggtttAGAAATaaccaatcaatcctgtcaaatgaattctctgcgtcgaggcttaataacattgcctttgagcctgaaaggtgggcatgatCTACCAAGTTTATTATTTTGcatgtattgtctgaggcctgacggcccaggacaaacccgacctggtccttgtgtattaatctcgggaggatgggattaagtctgttcaccaaaattttactatatagtttaaggtcgttgttcaacagtgaaattggtctataactgccacattgggtggggtccttcccgtccttgagtattattgccaaatttgcggacgacattgtggaCGGGATAGGGCTCCCTTCTaggaatgagttgaacaaacGTAATAGATGTTTGGACAGAATGGGgaagaattttttgtagtatgcatttgtgaagccatcGGGGCCCGGCGCCTTGGAATTTTTTGAGGCTCTAACGGCCATTTCTAATTCGTCTAGCGTGATTTTCGCATTTAGGTAagtattttcttcctctgttagTGAAGGAAGGTCGCATTCGGCTAGGTAACCGGCAGCTAAAGTCGTATCCGTCTCTTTAGAGTTAGCAGAGTGGGttcttaggttatataatttagtgtagaatttggtgaattcctctgctattttttttccgctgtattggagttcaccagagttattcctgatcgccgtgatttgcgatcttttctgtattcctcgtaacttgctggcaagaagtctatcggccttgttccctttatcataatacctctgacccgtccatctcAGAGCTTTTTCTACACTGTCTAATTGGATGATCCTTAAATCATTTCGAGCAATTGTCAACTGTTTATagattctccgggaggggttatttttatgctgttgcTCTAAGTCGATTATTTTGGCTGTGAGCTCTTTggttaatttgagtttagttttcttccggtgggaggcaatcaaGATAAAATTTcctcgaattgtcgccttatgggcttcccacaggcttgctggagaggctacggagcctttgtttattctgaagtattccttaagggattttttgagttccatcactgtcccggagtggttcagtaagGAATCGTTTAGCTTCCAGCAGTATGAGATAGTTTTCCCAAATgggatggatagggtcatggtgatgggagcgtgatctgaccatgtaattgggccgatatctgtGTCAGTGGTGGCCTCGAGGACGTTCTTGGAagcaagaaagtagtcaatacgggagtAAGACTGGTGAGGCGCCGAGTAAAAAGTATAATCTCTTtgtccctgatgttgtgttctccaaatgtctaccagagaaaagtccccgataatgtccttgaattttttccccagtctttgtgactgagtagagtgttgtcgtcctggttggctcgatttgtcttcctttgggttgagagccatatttaaatcccctgcaatgagtagtgaggataggtattgtgggtcaatttcttccagaacctttttaagaaattctgtctggttttcgtttggggcgtataggttaataagggcgattgacgtgccggatagtgagccatagactacaataaatctcccctctggatctgcctggatttttgttaaattaaatggggtgCTCTGCCGgaacagaatggcaacccctctacgCTTGCTGCTGAAAGATGAGAAATAACTCATTGGGAATGCATGCTGGAATATTTTAGGCGGCTCTTGCgacgtgaagtgcgtctcctggaggaaaacaacgtcCCCTCCTGTTTTCTTTATCTCCTGGAGGGCCAGGCGGCGCTTTCGATTATTGTGGAGACCCTTCACATTTAGGGAGACTATTTTTAGAGCTTTTTGGTGGGAGTTATCTCTCAACTAAGATCGCTTGTGTTGTCGCTGGAGTAGTGTTAGGGGGTGCAGTCAAAATGGGCAAGGGGGATGGGGGTCGAGAGGGGGGCCGCTGGGACAGGGACAGCGGCTGAGAAAAGGAAGGAAAatcgaccctaatggggtctgAAAGTGTTTGACCGGTCTTAGGAAAAGAGCCGGTTTGTGGGgtgtaagacccttgggggcgggtccgagAACGCGCACCAGTGAAGGCGGGCCGGGTGGAGACCCAAAAAATTCTGCATCTTCATCCGGCTTCCGTAACTCCGGGTTGACCTATTCGGTGGGGTGGCAGGCCCACTAGGTGTTTTGCTCTATCTGGCCGTGTGTGGGCGGGATTGGGCAAGGGAGGGGGAACTGGGTAGGGGGGCGAGGGTGTTGGAACGATAAAAGTTTCTGTGGGGGTGGTTGCCctagggggcggaggggggaggggggccacggagggggggggagagggtagcaaggggagagcatgggggggtgtagggagggggggtatttgggaggggggtgggcgaggggggggggggagggctgggcCCTCGTTTTGGGCTCTCTGTCGGTGGAGCCTATTGTATAGTGGTGTTATATATACCTGAAGTATTTAGTGactagtggggggtggggggtatatgggaggggtctctgatccgttggtgtgagggagggggggttttagggggggggagggaatgggtctTGGAAGAGAaagggatagggggagagaggaggggagctgAGGGGATGGTGCGTAAGCGGGACCTCCTTCTTTCTCAGGGagactggggagggggtgggtggaggggaagggggtggtgggggtggtcccgagggggggaggaataggggatggggagggggtacaGGCTTAGACATTGAACCTTCAGCATTGTACAATATTCACATACAACAATTTGCATATTATACATTTGACTTAGCACAAGTGTTGTGCGACCTCATGTGGTCGTTCCGGGTAATGCGCCTGTCGGGACCATATTCGTGAGCGTGCTTAACCAGGTAGATTAGGGTAATGCatatatttttaaccccttcactcccaatgcgagttggggttaatcagtcGGCTAGAATaactttattaatggcctgattaacccctctgTCGCCACAccctcatctctcctgtcttgactactgtaacctccttctgtctggccttcctgcctctcacctgtctccccttcaatctatcctaaacgctgctgccagaatcactctactctttcctaaatctgtctcagcgcctcccctgccgaaatccctctcctggcttcctatcaaatccagcatctcacactccattcttctcctcacttttaaagctttacactcttctgcccctccttacatctcagccctaatttctcgctatacatcataccaactcttgcgttctgctaatggatgtcttctctctatcccctttgtatctaaagccctctcccaccttaaacctttctcactgactgccctacacctctggaatgcccttcccatcatctatccacctttaagacccacctaaaAACACACGTGCTTAAGGAAGcttatgagtagctctgtggctgataatttacacctcatacattaaccttggccccctgcagacataattaccagaacgccctcctactgtctctgtacattattcctaccaacaaattagattgtaagctcctcggggcagggactccttttcctaaatgttacttttatgtctgaagcacttctcctctttatgtgttatatatattatttattatttatattattgtcacgtatgttactgctgtgaagcgatatgtacattgatggtgctatgtaaataaagacatactgtacatacatacatacacacacactttttttaccCGTATCCTATTGATCATTTAGCAACCAATGTGGTACGTGTGCTAAGTAGTCATAATAACATCAGATGTACTAATCCAGATCAATAATGCACATATGCGCCGGTGCACTGCCCCATTAAATTCTGGTTATGGCGACAGTACCTGAGAATAAATAGTGTGGGCTATGGAGAATGTGCCCCTAGTGCATCTTCAGAGTAGTCTGGTGGAGTTGGGTACCACAGACACACGTTATGCTGATGTATATGTAGGAATGTGCTGCTATACACATCCTTGAAATGCAGGAGTGACGAGTGACCATAATTGAAAGACGAAAGAACAAAGCCCTTGTTTAACCCTATAGGAGCCAGTGTCTCTAGTTTCTAGATCCAGCCTGATTCCTTGCAGAGGAGGAAGACCTGATCCCAATTACCTCTCCTGACCCGGGAGAAACCTGATCAATGTCCATAAACCGTAGAACATCCGGATTGCCATCGTGGCAATGGGTCACATGTCGGGCCACTGGGGTGTCCGTTACTCCGCTAACACAAGATTTCTCTTTTTATATCCCATCACCACGACGGATAGATTACCACTTATGTAGAAATATCACTAGAGCAGATATTGTGCCCTCGGCGTGGACTGGTCACTCCACAATCATTTCCTCACTGGGGCATTTTAATAAGGGGAAAACATTCAGCCCATGGACGCCAAatgaatatttattattattgaacGATGATACAACGGCTGAAGTCTTAGAGGAGTTGATGCGATATTTCAACATTAACTCCACTCCTGACGTTCCCCATTCCActgtatgggaagctcataaagctgtAATCAGCGGAAATTAAAGCTTTGTCCTCCTGGAAAAGAAAACAGGAAAACAAAATTAAATTGATGCCCTAACTAACAAACTAGAACACTTAGAAAAGCTTCATAAAAGCACTCCAATAAAACAGATTAATAGCCAAATTATACAAACGAGGTGAATTAAACCAATTCTTAGCCGCGAGAGCAGAGAAGGCCATTCGCTGGACAAAACAACAGTTTTATGATAAAAGTGATAAAGCAAACAAAATGTTGGCAAATAAACTAAAAGCAAAGCAATGCCTATCTAGAACGCTCAGTATTCGCACGCAGAAGGGGGCATAACCTATGGTCCTGAACGTATCTGCTCCGAGTTCAGAGATTTTTATACAGCTCTTTACAACTTACCGAGAGACGAAGGGAGATCTCGGAACTTCAATTATCAACAGACATTGATTCGTTCTTATCCAAATGCTATCTTGCAAAACTTTCAGGTGAAGATATTTTACCGCTAGAATCTCCAATTTCACCACTAGAGATATCTGATGAGATTAAATCCCTTAAAGGGGAGAAAGGCTCCTGGTCAGGATGGATTTTCTAATCTCTATTATAAAAACTTTGCAATGATCATTATCTCCCAGCTCACCAAATTATTTAACATCTTTCAAACAGGGCAAGCCCCTCCTAAAACAGTGCTGCAGATGGTAATACTGTAGTGATTATTCCCAGAGGTAAAGACCACCTAAATTGCTCCAATTACAGACTCATATCCCTACTAAATACCGATGTTAAATTAAATGCCCAAATTATTGAAAATAGACTTAATCCACTGTTGCCTAAATTGATTCATCTGGACCAAGTAGGATTTATAAAAGGGAGACAGGCTCTGGATAACACCAGACGTCTGGTCAACCTTACTCATATAGTCCCCAATCCAAATACCCGGCCTTCCTATTATcactagatgccgaaaaggctttaACCTCCTAAACTGGCAGTTCCTGTTCACCACCCTAAAAACCAAGGGATTCAGCGAAAAATGTATAGATAGTATCAAAATTCTATATAGCTCTCCTTCGGCCACAGTCAAAACTAATGCAGCCTACTCCTTCTCATTTCCCATAAATAACGGAACTCGTCAGGGATGTCGCCTATCCCCTCTCTTATTCGCAATATCTATTGAACCATTGGAAGCCTTTATTAGAAACATCCCCAATATCTCAGGAATTCAAGTTAAAAATCAGGAATATAAGATAACTCTATTTGCCATCAATATAATACTGTCCCTCACAAAAAATGTAATCTCACTCCCTGGCGTATTTGAAAATTTGGATTCCTTTGGTAAGCTGTCaggctataaaattaataatacaaaatcTGCAGCACTAAACTTAAATTTACCCAGCCACACAGTCAAACTGATCCAGACCGATTTTGACTTCAAATGGGATcctcaaaaaaattaaatacctATGTATTCATCTCACAAAAGATTACAACACAATGTATACATTTAGCTATGCCCCTCTTTTTAAACAAGTCTATAAAGATCTGTCGGATTGGGACCCCTACCAGATATCCTGGTTTGGTAGGATCACATTGATAAAGATGAACATCCTGCTTAAGATgatatatttttgaagtgaaacttcattGCGCGCACCTTCCACGCGAGATCATTTCCCTGGCAGTAAATGGACTTCTTGGTGGcagaagtgacgtcactgatGGCAGACGAGTTCCTCAGCgacgtcagtgttgccagcttggAACAGCATAAGCACCGGAGAGGAGGGCTGCATTCTGCACAGGCGTCCCGCAGATGCGCAGAGGCCCCGGTGCGCATGTTGAGCATGTGCAGAGGCCCCCAGTACGCACGGTGAGCATgcgcacaggagcagcagcatagggacacacacagacacagagacacacacagagaaagacacacacacacacacaaacacacacagatacacacacacgcacagagagacacacacacagacacacacacaaagacacacaggtacacacacacgcacagagagaagcacacagagacacacacgcacacaaatacacacacacacgcacagagagacacacacatagacgcacacacacacagacacgcacacagagacgcacacagagacacacacaggtacacacacacgcacagagagaagcacacagagacacacacacacaaagagacacgcacacagagacaactgtgccagacctggtggagcctgcgcagcaggtggcaatgggttgCCTGGGGGACGCCGCTGCTCGTAGGCACAATTCCCATTGGCTAATTCGTATTTTATGCTCGTCCGTCTTTCTGAGCTGGCTCGAAacccccctcctctgacatcagcagccagacgagaccccattctgattggctggctgatTTACGATCCGGTCTCTGATTGGTTGCCAGCCCCTTCTCCATGCTATACATAGAACACttaggtctatgtaaggggactggccgatcagagaaccagaccatcttgtGAGTCGGTGAGGCGCTTGCGGGCTTTTCAatgttgcgaatagcagagcaaccggcttcagtTTTGGAGCTGGAAAAGCCCACCTAgctgagactaagtcagacgcgaggaccaagttctgagaatagaactgAGCGGTCGCGGTTATGCGGTCTCCCCGAAAAGAGAACCGCGTATCCCGGGTCGATGtcctggtcagggtaagccttccgaagcaggcgccctTCACCAATTTGAGGCTAGTtgcacccccagtaagtgtgtattatttttgtattttgtgtattcattgtgtgtccgCGGTTTTCAcctgaataaacctcattttattccactaccttgttttgccgcGTGAATGATCCCAGAAGGTATATAAGCTGtaaaaagtgctggtctcccgtgccAGTGatcacatagacatagacatagACATGCCCTGCCCCTGTCAGCCTCACCTCCCACCCTCTGCACACGTAGCTCAGCTCCTAAGGCACCTGTAGGGCTGTGTAACGGGAAATGTAGATACATCTGGAGCTGTTTTTATATTACTCTTAAAGGGGTAGTCCCACGTTGTACCCTCCCAAAAATCTAAATTTCTTTAGGACCAATTAGGCTACTAGAACTACAAGTACCTTTAGGTGCCagattagtttgtttttaaagccTCCAGAGTTTACACCTTTCCTGCACCTGTAATGAATCTTTTGTTCTTACAAGTATAGTTTATATTCCCCAACACTTACACTTGCCACTTGATACCACAAGTTTGGTTTCCTCTGACACTTTCCGCTTGATGTCCGTCCATGTCCCATCAGGATCCTGGATCCATTCAGACGCCCGGCAGGAGATCTGACCCTGGTCTGATGTCTGGAGAGCCTGGATGGACAGACGGTAGACTTTGTTCCCGAGCTTCTCCAGCCATACACCCCCCGAGGAAAAGCGCTCAGTGTAAGAAGGACCTGGGAGAAGCACAAAATCCCGGGACAGGGATATtatctgtgtctcactctcaGAGGTTAAGAGCAACGTGACAGAGAGTTGGGTGTGCTGGGAGGAAGCCGTTGATACATAGCAGAACAGGTGCAGGGGGTCCCCTTTTCTCTTCCTCAGGGCTTGAGGAGACATTCTGACCTCCAGCGTGTCTGGGATCACTGGGGGGAAGAGGAGCAGCGTCAGGTCAACACAGGACAAATCCACCTTTATATTGTCATTGTCAAATTAAGATAGAGCTTGCAGACAGAGAAGGAATCATGTTAACCAATCAGAGTCCTTACTGCCCTTCCTCTGCCCTCTGTAGATGAAGTCATCTTCATTGTTGGATCTAGGATGAGGCTGATCGCTGGTTTTCTGCTCAGCAGATTCCTTGTATTATTTGGTAAGCTGCACAGAAGGTGCTGAATGCATCGGGGTGCAGTGCATGAATTTCAGAAATTAAAGTGACAGCTTCTTGCTGTGGTGCAAACTCCCCAATACATGAAGATACTACATGAAAAGGACCTATGCCTCATGGTTACTTACCGTTCAGATTCACCCTGTCGCTGTAAGTCCCATAATACGGTGTATCGGTCCCGGGCGTGTAACACACATACTGCCCGGCGTCCATCTCCTGCAGCTGACGGATGTGTAGGAGAGTGTGGTCGCCCGCCAGGCGCTCCACGTAGATGTCACCGCTGTCCACACGATCGGAGAAGATAGCGTAGGTATAGTCAGATCTCGCTGTGCTCACAATCGGACTCTTACTCTCGGGGGAGGACCAAAGGTATACGGACCAGAGGAATTCCTGCCGGGAGGGGCCCTGGTAACCACTCACCCGGCACCAGATACTGATGTGGGTGCCCACAGTGCGGTACAGGGGTCCCGGCTGAAGCGTCACCTCCCGCTGGGTCCAGGACATGCCTGTGAGAAGGGGACACATGAGCTTATgttatatggcacaatatgaggagttatagagaggcgTTATATGGctcaatatgaggagttatagagagcgttATATGGCACAAcatgaggagttatagagagacgttatatggcacaatattgtattgtattgtatgtctttatttatatagcgccattaatgtacatagcgcttcacagcagtaatacacgtggtaatcaaataaataacagataatataaataacaggtcatggggagaagtgctttagacataaaagtaacattaaggaagaggagtccctgccccgaggagcttacaatctaatatgagGCGTTATATAGAGCCGATATATGGctcaatatgaggagttatagagagccgTTATATATGCAGCAATGGGAGTATTTATGAGGTGGGGTTACAGAGAAGTTGGAAGCGTAACAGAGAATTATTATATAGAGCCAAAGTAGGAGCTAGAGGGAATGTTATatagggcaataggaggagttatagggagaggttatatggggtaatatgaggagttatagggagcggttttatGGAGCAATCGGATGAGTTATAGggtgtggttatatggggtaataggaggagttatagggagaggttatatggggtaacttgaggagttatagggagaggttatatggagcaatagctGTAGTAATATCCCCagtacatatacactggcgacacactttattcgagctcggctagtcccacgaattcaggtatactcgggtgtattgaggtttgtgactgttttctgcccgagtgcattgaggtattttcaaggcagggattgaagcattttattcccgctggctgcaatactgcacagtatatatatgtatactgcattacaattcatgaatttatgccatctggtagacacgcgaagcattgcagcctattaaatcctaatcattatcatttaacagatcagccgcccgtcagccaggcatgaacccaggctgggaaggcaaacgcaacggggcttgtcagaggtgaggagcggcgcattccaggtatctgccaggtacatactgggtatttgctcgaataaagtgtgtcggtgcagtaagggagagaagaaaaaaacaaaccacAAAAAACAGTGGTAAGAAATGGATGTATGCAGACAAATCCCATATAATATTAAAAGTAGCtataaaacaaacacacatgaGCTAAATCCCACTTCCCATTCCTCAGTGATGAAGCTTAAGGCGAAACGCATTTGATGAATTGTGGACACTACAGGCCACCGTAGTTGAAGGAGTAAGCTTTCCACCTAGACAACCCTAACCAGCAACAGAAGCCACCAGCCCCTTGCGTGCAAGCACCAAACCGAGTCCCAAGGGAAGGACAAGTTTTGGGAGGAGCAACCAGGGCTGTGCCCAAGTTAAGGGAGAACCCGCATGATGCAGAAAGGAATTAGTAATCGGGAACT
This genomic interval carries:
- the LOC142490542 gene encoding immunoglobulin superfamily member 3-like isoform X1, whose amino-acid sequence is MRRSRGSMRDGLHPSTQSCLLTTALLLCAVPGRSDDKQPQQQQQVYPPLEWTDWGVNTPRPISKGMSWTQREVTLQPGPLYRTVGTHISIWCRVSGYQGPSRQEFLWSVYLWSSPESKSPIVSTARSDYTYAIFSDRVDSGDIYVERLAGDHTLLHIRQLQEMDAGQYVCYTPGTDTPYYGTYSDRVNLNVIPDTLEVRMSPQALRKRKGDPLHLFCYVSTASSQHTQLSVTLLLTSESETQIISLSRDFVLLPGPSYTERFSSGGVWLEKLGNKVYRLSIQALQTSDQGQISCRASEWIQDPDGTWTDIKRKVSEETKLVVSSGKWI
- the LOC142490542 gene encoding immunoglobulin superfamily member 3-like isoform X3, which translates into the protein MRRSRGSMRDGLHPSTQSCLLTTALLLCAGMSWTQREVTLQPGPLYRTVGTHISIWCRVSGYQGPSRQEFLWSVYLWSSPESKSPIVSTARSDYTYAIFSDRVDSGDIYVERLAGDHTLLHIRQLQEMDAGQYVCYTPGTDTPYYGTYSDRVNLNVIPDTLEVRMSPQALRKRKGDPLHLFCYVSTASSQHTQLSVTLLLTSESETQIISLSRDFVLLPGPSYTERFSSGGVWLEKLGNKVYRLSIQALQTSDQGQISCRASEWIQDPDGTWTDIKRKVSEETKLVVSSGKWI
- the LOC142490542 gene encoding immunoglobulin superfamily member 3-like isoform X2, giving the protein MRRSRGSMRDGLHPSTQSCLLTTALLLCAVPGRSDDKQPQQQQQVYPPLEWTDWGVNTPRPISKGMSWTQREVTLQPGPLYRTVGTHISIWCRVSGYQGPSRQEFLWSVYLWSSPESKSPIVSTARSDYTYAIFSDRVDSGDIYVERLAGDHTLLHIRQLQEMDAGQYVCYTPGTDTPYYGTYSDRVNLNVIPDTLEVRMSPQALRKRKGDPLHLFCYVSTASSQHTQLSVTLLLTSESETQIISLSRDFVLLPGPSYTERFSSGGVWLEKLGNKVYRLSIQALQTSDQGQISCRASEWIQDPDGTWTDIKRKVSEETKLVVSSGK